Genomic segment of Streptomyces longhuiensis:
CAAGAACATGGTCACCACGCTGCACAAGGCCGGCTACAAGACGACCCTCCAGTACGGCGAGGACGACGTCGACCAGCAGGTCCAGCAGCTCGAGGGCATGATCACGCAGGGCGTGGACGCGCTGGTCATCGCCGCGATCAACGGCGACGCGCTCTCCAACGTCCTCAAGGAGGCCCATGACGCGAACATCCCCGTCATCTCCTACGACCGCCTCCTGCTCAACTCCCCCTACGTCGACTACTACGCCTCCTTCGACAACGAGAAGGTCGGCCGGCTCCAGGGCACGTACATCACCGAGAAGCTGGGTCTGAAGGACGGCTCCAAGAAGGGGCCCTTCAACATCGAACTGTTCGCGGGCTCGAACGACGACAACAACACCAAGTACTTCTTCAACGGCGCGATGAAGGTGCTCCAGCCCTACATCGACAAGAAGCAGCTCGTGGTCAGGTCCGGCCAGACGGCGCTCAACAAGGTGACGACGCTGCGCTGGGACGGCGGCACCGCGCAGAAGCGCATGGACGACCTGCTCACCTCGTCCTACTCCTCGGCCAAGGTGGACGCCGTCCTGTCCCCGTACGACGGCATCTCGATCGGCATCCTGTCCGCGCTCAAGTCCGACGACTACGGCTCCGCGAGCAAGCCGCTGCCCGTCGTCACCGGGCAGGACGCCGAGGTCGCCTCGGTGAAGTCGATCGTCGCGGGCCAGCAGACCCAGACCGTCTACAAGGACACCCGGGAGCTGGCCAAGGTCGCGTCCAGCATGGTCGACGCGGTGCTGAAGGGGAAGAAGCCGCAGATCAACGACACCACGTCGTACAACAACGGCAAGAAGGTCGTGCCGTCGTACCTGCTCCAGCCGGTGAGCGTCGACAAGAGCAACTACCAGAAGGAGCTCATCGACACCGGCTACATCAAGGCGAGCGACCTCAAGTAGCCCGCCCACACCACCGGTCCACACGGAGCAGAAAGGCACGACCATGGCGGGACCCGTCCTGGAAATGCGCTCGATCGTCAAGACCTTTCCCGGCGTCAAGGCGCTCGCGGACGTCTCTCTGAGCGTGCGCGCGGGCGAGGTCCACGCCGTCTGCGGGGAGAACGGCGCCGGGAAGTCGACGCTGATGAAGGTCCTCAGCGGCGTTCACCCGCACGGCAGTTACGAGGGGGAGATCCTCTTCGAGGGCGAGCCGTGCCGGTTCAAGGACATCGGGGCGAGCGAGAAGCGCGGCATCGTGATCATCCACCAGGAGCTCGCCCTGGTGCCGTACCTCTCACTCGCCGAGAACATCTTCCTCGGCAACGAGCACGCCACGCGAGGCGTGATCAGCTGGGGCGAGACCCTGAAGCACGCCACGGACCTGCTGCGGCGGGTCGGTCTGAACGAGCACCCGCAGACCCGCGTCGCCGACATCGGCGTCGGCAAGCAGCAGCTGGTCGAGATCGCCAAGGCCCTGTCGAAGGAGGTGAAACTGCTCATCCTCGACGAGCCGACGGCCGCGCTCAACGACGAGGACAGCGGCAAACTCCTCGATCTGATCCTGGAGTTGAAGGGCCAGGGCATCACCTCGATCATCATCTCGCACAAGCTCAACGAGATCGCCCGGGTCGCGGACTCCGTGACGGTCATCCGCGACGGGCACTCCATCGAGACGCTCGACGTGAAGGCCGCGGAGACGACCGAGGAGCGGATCATCCGCGCCATGGTCGGCCGCGACCTCGACCACCGCTTCCCGGAGCGCACCCCGCACCCGCAGGACCACACGGCGGCGCCGGCCCTCGAGATCCGCGACTGGACCGTCTTCCACCCCATCGACCAGCAGCGCAAGGTCGTCGACTCGGTGTCCCTGAACGTGCGCCGCGGGGAGATCGTCGGCATCGCGGGGCTGATGGGCGCGGGCCGCACGGAACTCGCGATGAGCGTGTTCGGGCGGGCCTACGGGAAATACGCGGGCGGCAGCGTCCTCAAGGACGGCACCGAGATCCGTACCCGCACCGTCCCCGAGGCGGTCGGCCACGGCATCGCGTACGTCACCGAGGACCGCAAGCACTACGGCCTCAACCTCATCGACTCCATCAACCGAAACATCTCGCTGAGCGCGCTGCGCAAGGTCGCCCGGCGCGGGGTCGTCGACGAGCACGAGGAGCGGAAGGTCTCCGAGGGCTTCCGCAAGTCCATGAACATCAAGGCACCCAACGTCTCCGAGCCCGTGGGCCGGCTGTCCGGCGGCAACCAGCAGAAGGTCGTCCTCAGCAAGTGGATCTTCGCGGGGCCCGATGTGCTGATCCTCGACGAGCCGACCCGCGGCATCGACGTCGGTGCGAAGTACGAGATCTACACGGTGATCGACCAACTGGCCGCCGAGGGCAAGGCCGTTGTCTTCATCTCCTCCGAACTGCCCGAGCTGCTCGGCATGTGCGACCGGATCTACACGATGTCGGCCGGACGGCTCACCGGTGAGGTCCCGCGAGCGGAGGCCACCCAGGAAGTGCTGATGCGGCACATGACCAAGGACAAGAGGTAGGACCGATGAGCACGAACCTGAAGGCCGGGCCACCGGCCGGCGCCGCGGCCCCGAACGAGTCCGGAGACACCGGGCACGCGGCCGGTCTCGGCCGGCTGATCATCGACGGCATGCGCCGCAACATGCGGCAGTACGGGATGCTCTTCGCCCTCGGCCTGATCGTGATCCTTTTCGAGGTCTGGACGGGCGGCGACCTGCTGCTGCCGCGCAACGTCTCGAACCTGGTGCTGCAGAACAGCTACATCCTGATCCTGGCGATCGGCATGATGATCGTCATCATCGCGGGCCACATCGACCTGTCGGTCGGCTCCATCACCGCGTTCACGGGGGCGCTCGCCGCGGTGCTCATGGTCACGCACCACTGGTCGTGGCCGGTGGCCGCGATCGCGGTCCTCGCCGTCGGCGCGGTCGCCGGGGCCATGCAGGGCTTCTTCATCGCCTACCTCGGCATACCGTCGTTCATCGTGACCCTGGCGGGCATGCTGCTCTTCCGCGGACTGACGGAGATCTTCCTCAAGGGGCAGACGCTCGGCCCGTTCCCCGAAGGACTGCAGAAGGTCGCCAACGGCTTCCTGCCCGAGGTCGGCCCCGACACGAACTACCACAACCTCACCCTGCTCCTCGGCCTCGGACTCATCGCCCTCGTCGTGTGGCAGGAGGTGCGCGACCGCAAGCGCCAGCAGGAGTACGCGCTCGACGTACTGCCCGCGAAGCTGTTCGCGCTGAAGCTCACCGCGCTGGTCGCCGCCGTCCTCGTCTTCACCCTGCTGCTCGCCAGCTACAAGGGCGCGCCCGTGGTACTGATCGTCCTGGCCGTGCTCCTCGTCGCCTTCGGCTACGTGATGCGCAACGCGGTGATCGGCCGCCATGTGTACGCGATCGGCGGCAACCTGCCGGCGGCGAAGCTCTCCGGCGTCCGGGACAAGAAGGTCACCTTCGCTGTCTTCCTCAATATGGGGATGCTGGCGGCGCTCGCGGGCCTGGTCTTCGCGGCCCGCTTCAACGCCGCGTCGCCGAAGGCGGGCGTCAACTTCGAACTCGAGGCGATCGCCGCCTCGTTCATCGGCGGCGCGTCGATGAGCGGCGGCGTCGGCACGGTGCTCGGCGCGATCATCGGCGGCACCGTCCTCGGCGTCCTGAACAACGGCATGAACCTCGTCGGCGTCGGCACCGACTGGCAGCAGGTCATCAAGGGCCTGGTCCTGCTCGCGGCGGTGGGCTTCGACGTGTGGAACAAGCGCAAGGTCGGTTCGTAGATCCATCCGCGCACGCAAGAGCGGGCCGGTCCACGGGGGGCCGGCCCGCTTTCGCGTGCGTGTCAGGCCAGCCTGATCACGTTCCAGGACAGGGGCTCCAGGGTGGCCGTGAGGGTGCCCTCCGCCAGGACCGTGCCGGTGACCGGGTGCGGGGTGACGCGCTCCGGCTCCGTACGGGTGTTGCGGGCCTCCGGGTCGGCGTCGGCGAGGGCACTGTGCTCGACGACCGACGTCAGGTCGAGACCGTTCAGGGCCACTTCGAGGGGCAGGGCCTCGCTCTGGCCGCGGTTGACCGCGAAGACCGTGACCGTGCCGTCCTTTGCGCGCACCGCCGTCGCGTGCAGCAGGTCCGCGGTGCCGTGGCGCTTCGTGTCGTACGTCGGTCCAGACACGCGGACGTCGAGGACCTCGCCGCGCCCGTACCGCGACGCCGCCGCGAACGGGAAGAACGTCGTCTGCCGCCAGGCCGGGCCGCCGGGCTCCGTCATGATCGGCGCGATGACGTTCACGAGCTGGGCGAGGCAGGCGACGGTGACGCGGTCCGCGTGGCGCAGGAGCGCGATGAGCAGCGAGCCGAAGACCACGGCGTCGGTGACGGAATAGACGTCCTCCAGGAGCCGGGGCGCCTCGGGCCAGTCGAGCGCCGAGACCTCGGCCTCGGTCCGGGACATGTACCAGACGTTCCACTCGTCGAAGGAGAGGTTGATCTTCTTCTGCGACTTGAGGCGCGCGCCCACGTGGTCGCAGGTCGCCACGACGTTCTCGATGAACGACTCCATGTCGACGGCGGAGGCCAGGAACGAGTCGCGGTCGCCGTCGTGCTCCTCGTAATAGGCGTGCAGCGAGATGTGGTCGACGAGGTCGTACGTCTCCGCGAGGACGGTCGCCTCCCACTCGGCGAAGGTCTCCATGCCCTGTCCCGACGAGCCGCACGCGACGAGCTGGACCCCGGGATCGATCTGGCGCATGGCGCGCGCGGTCTCGGCGGCCAGCCTGCCGTACTCCTGCGCGGTCTTGTGCCCGGTCTGCCAGGGCCCGTCCATCTCGTTGCCCAGGCACCAGAGCCTGATGCCGAAGGGGTCCTTGTCGCCGTGGGCGATGCGGCGGTCCGACAGCTCCGT
This window contains:
- the mmsB gene encoding multiple monosaccharide ABC transporter permease, yielding MSTNLKAGPPAGAAAPNESGDTGHAAGLGRLIIDGMRRNMRQYGMLFALGLIVILFEVWTGGDLLLPRNVSNLVLQNSYILILAIGMMIVIIAGHIDLSVGSITAFTGALAAVLMVTHHWSWPVAAIAVLAVGAVAGAMQGFFIAYLGIPSFIVTLAGMLLFRGLTEIFLKGQTLGPFPEGLQKVANGFLPEVGPDTNYHNLTLLLGLGLIALVVWQEVRDRKRQQEYALDVLPAKLFALKLTALVAAVLVFTLLLASYKGAPVVLIVLAVLLVAFGYVMRNAVIGRHVYAIGGNLPAAKLSGVRDKKVTFAVFLNMGMLAALAGLVFAARFNAASPKAGVNFELEAIAASFIGGASMSGGVGTVLGAIIGGTVLGVLNNGMNLVGVGTDWQQVIKGLVLLAAVGFDVWNKRKVGS
- a CDS encoding alpha-N-arabinofuranosidase: MHTARFTLDPAFTVGEVDPRLFGSFVEHLGRCVYTGIHEPGHPAADEAGLRTDVLALVRELGVTAIRYPGGNFVSGYKWEDSVGPVDERPRRLDLAWRSTETNRFGLSEYIAFLKKIGPQAEPMMAVNLGTRGVAEALELQEYANHPAGTELSDRRIAHGDKDPFGIRLWCLGNEMDGPWQTGHKTAQEYGRLAAETARAMRQIDPGVQLVACGSSGQGMETFAEWEATVLAETYDLVDHISLHAYYEEHDGDRDSFLASAVDMESFIENVVATCDHVGARLKSQKKINLSFDEWNVWYMSRTEAEVSALDWPEAPRLLEDVYSVTDAVVFGSLLIALLRHADRVTVACLAQLVNVIAPIMTEPGGPAWRQTTFFPFAAASRYGRGEVLDVRVSGPTYDTKRHGTADLLHATAVRAKDGTVTVFAVNRGQSEALPLEVALNGLDLTSVVEHSALADADPEARNTRTEPERVTPHPVTGTVLAEGTLTATLEPLSWNVIRLA
- the chvE gene encoding multiple monosaccharide ABC transporter substrate-binding protein is translated as MRNRRSAVSAVAGAAALALALTACGQSGEGGSKEAKDKKEMTVGIAMPTKSSERWIADGKNMVTTLHKAGYKTTLQYGEDDVDQQVQQLEGMITQGVDALVIAAINGDALSNVLKEAHDANIPVISYDRLLLNSPYVDYYASFDNEKVGRLQGTYITEKLGLKDGSKKGPFNIELFAGSNDDNNTKYFFNGAMKVLQPYIDKKQLVVRSGQTALNKVTTLRWDGGTAQKRMDDLLTSSYSSAKVDAVLSPYDGISIGILSALKSDDYGSASKPLPVVTGQDAEVASVKSIVAGQQTQTVYKDTRELAKVASSMVDAVLKGKKPQINDTTSYNNGKKVVPSYLLQPVSVDKSNYQKELIDTGYIKASDLK
- the mmsA gene encoding multiple monosaccharide ABC transporter ATP-binding protein; translated protein: MEMRSIVKTFPGVKALADVSLSVRAGEVHAVCGENGAGKSTLMKVLSGVHPHGSYEGEILFEGEPCRFKDIGASEKRGIVIIHQELALVPYLSLAENIFLGNEHATRGVISWGETLKHATDLLRRVGLNEHPQTRVADIGVGKQQLVEIAKALSKEVKLLILDEPTAALNDEDSGKLLDLILELKGQGITSIIISHKLNEIARVADSVTVIRDGHSIETLDVKAAETTEERIIRAMVGRDLDHRFPERTPHPQDHTAAPALEIRDWTVFHPIDQQRKVVDSVSLNVRRGEIVGIAGLMGAGRTELAMSVFGRAYGKYAGGSVLKDGTEIRTRTVPEAVGHGIAYVTEDRKHYGLNLIDSINRNISLSALRKVARRGVVDEHEERKVSEGFRKSMNIKAPNVSEPVGRLSGGNQQKVVLSKWIFAGPDVLILDEPTRGIDVGAKYEIYTVIDQLAAEGKAVVFISSELPELLGMCDRIYTMSAGRLTGEVPRAEATQEVLMRHMTKDKR